Genomic window (Musa acuminata AAA Group cultivar baxijiao chromosome BXJ1-9, Cavendish_Baxijiao_AAA, whole genome shotgun sequence):
TAGTTCAAAAATATGCTCATTTCAAAGTAAGACTATTTATTAGTTACAATTCAGCATGAAAAGTTACTCATTATCCAAGTTGAAGAGTGTGCTAGCTGATTAGCTTTTAACAGGTTCAATCAGCCTGTTTCGGCCAAACCAGTATTATTTAATAGTTGCTTCCAGAAACCTTGATTGACATTCACAAGTTCAGTGGACTGCAGTTGCACTCATGTTGTAATTAGTGACCAAGAGCCTGTCCCACATACAAGATGATACACTATAATAATAAGGTCAAATCTCCCAGGCCATGTCTGTAGTAGTTTCTTCTCCCTCCTATTTTAAGTTTGTTATCTTTTGGTGGCACTCATATTTTACAACCAAAACATCTTGCCATGCATTTGCATGTCCTGCTGATAATTTCTTTCTGTAAGGAAATTACATCTGATACTGTGACAAAATTACACTGATACTGTGACCAACATGCCCCAGTGTCTAATCCATCAGAGAGATGAATTTCTATTCAAAAGATGTTTTCCACCTACATTCCTCTGGCTTATTTTTCTTTCCTCCATTCACATGATCAAATGTTCCAGTAACTATATTTTAGGATCTGGCCTTTGCTACAACATTCATTAGCAATAATGTCATGTTGGCTCATCATTAGATGATTGTTTGGATAATTGACATAGCATTTCCATATCCAATCAGATAGAGCAACAGCAGGAAAGAATTTCTCATCCCTCGATACAATCCAAAATTCCCATTTAGGTCTTTGATAGCCCCTAACTGTCCTTTGTTTGgaagaaaagataaaatataatatcagagaaatattttatgtttagaaattattttatcttcatattTAATAAGGTaagtatcttttaaaaaatatttaaacaaagAAGATATAAGAATgtatataacaataacaaataataataataaagaataattcatcaaaaataactgttataatttatatgttttttatagaaataataaccATGTTGTGTAAGGATATTATTATAGTTATATATAATacaaaaaattcaaaatttatcAACCTGCAagtttaataataaatattagtCCAGTATGACCTCATTTTTCTCTAATCACAATGCCATCAGAAACAAAAAAGATTTGGGATCAAATTCAGAATTATATTACATCTGCATTTTCTATGATAGCAATACTTTCTTCTAAAGAAATTAAGAGCTACTCTCTGTCTATCCCTTCTCTCATATGGTGCATGGTAGATATTGCAACAACAGTAGCAGATGATAAATACAATTGGTTGTAACAAAAAATCAGATAATAACAATATTAAATGTTTTCTcctttaattcttttttttttgtgtctatCTTTGCTtacctcttctccttcctctcctaaCATCCCTTTTTCTCACTTCTTATTGAGGCCATGAATCAGTTATAATTAACAAGATCAGCCAACTCCAGTTGATTTTAATTGATTCAGTCATTCCTCACCAATTTTATTTATAAGGCCAATTAAATTGATCAAAATTGGATATCAGATTCAATCAATATTGTGAACTATACTTATCGTGATCTTCCATTGCAGGAACATTGCTATATTAAAACGTCATTTGAAGTCCTAAAATCATGGACACTTTATTTATCCCAGCCATGATTGCCCATAACCTAGCATCCAACTTTGAGGATTCTAGGCTGGATCAACCCGAGTTACAAAATCTTGATACGTATTAGCTTACATGGAGAGCCTGCAAGGTTACACCATGCAGGTTGTCATAGAAGTAGCAAGACTACTTAACCAAATAGTTTATAGTCATTAGGAACTAATTACATGGATTTAGACCGAACTAGCACTAGCTGTAGTTGGTCAAGTCAATCATACACACCAATTCACCTTATCATCATCTCCAGCCGTTAGACTAATAGGGTCTCAGCCTTTAAAACATGACAGGCATTAAACTTCACATAATAAGATGGAAGAATAGAATGATAACGAACAGGAAATTATCTTTTAAACAAGACCATGAAAAGAGTTAAAATATGTGTGAATAACACAAAATCTCTTAATGGAGTATTAGCAACATTTAGAGCATCATAAGCAAGCTTCTTATGCTAGAACCTTTGATACAATAATAGACTGCGATAAGTGTATACCTTGGATTACGATTTCCCTTGACAAATTTTTGTCCATATTTGCGCCATCTATAACCATCAGTCAAATGTCTTGCATCAATTTCAGTCTGTACAATATATTCCCTAATTGTTTTAAGAACTGGTGCTGAAGAACTTTTTGAGTTTTCACAAAGCCTGCACAACaaagtaataaaaaaatgaaacacAACTgacagaaaagaaaattgaagtagAATACCTTAATTACTTGCCTTCGCTTTGGATCTGGTTCATCAACTATATCCTCTTCACTCTTGGTCCCAACGTCCAACAAACAATCACTTGAGCAATACAGCTGTTGTTTAGGAGTTTCATTGCTAGATTTCTGTTCAATCTTACATGATGAAGGATCTGATTCTTTATGTCCGATGCTCGGATGTTCTAAACCATCATTCTCTAAAGGGGGTCCACCAGACTGAGATCCTCTATCCTTTGTGTACCTATGCTTGTGAGGTGGATCGTGGTTGTGTTTACCTCTGTAGATTACTTCAATAATTGTGCCATCAGGACAACGTTCAACTTTTTTCTTAGCTGAACAATTGGAATCTGTGCATCTATAGTAGCTTCGTGCATTCTCGCTGCTCTTCACTTGCTTCTGCCCATATTTCCGCCAGTTATAAACATCACCTGAAGTTTTCTACACAAGCAAAATGAATAGATTCAGATTACGTTAAGATTTGAAACCAACCAAGTTCCTGCCTTTCTGGTGAACAGACATTTAACTCAGGTGTTGGAGGTGGCATTTGTTGCAATGGTATGGGGCTGGCTGTAGATAGCATAGGCTGTGGAAACGAATCTGCGATTGGTTTTGGTGAAGAAGAAGAGCATACAGCTTGCAGTTGCATCTGTGCTTGGGCTGTGACAGTTGCCAATACTGCTTGATGAGTCATCGCGAACTGCCCCTATTTTTGAATGATGAACAAAGAACAGATGAACATAAGCACCAAGaaaaagatatatcaaaaggCACAATAAAGTTCCAGCAAAAGTTGTTCTGGGAACACTCCTAAATCATCTTTATTGGCTGAGAGCCGATCATGAAAACATAGATATTAACAGTTGCAGTGTGTAGAAGaccacaaaaaaataaataactggAACTCATGGAATTTCATTCACAAAATGATCATGTCTTAAGAAGGGTAGAAGAAATGATACTTATTGTACTTTTAAGAAGTTCTTAACCTGCCAAGGTTCCTAATAAGGGTAGAAGTGAGTCCTCTGATTTATACTTTTATAAAATAGGAAAAACTTACCAATGTTTCTTGTGAGATTATatcaaatataacacattaataaGGCACATGTTGGTGTCACATTAAAAAATTTCAAGGTGAGAAAAATGATAAATTAAGGAATTGATGAAATAGTCAATAATCTTGGATAGGATTTTAACTGCATTATCTGATTTTCCAAACTGAAGGTCGCCTAATCTTATAGGCCTCAAGTAAAGTGGATGCTTTAAGAACATTACTTGACTAAACTAtcctgcatgtttcgatgttaagatCAGGCAGATGGTAGACTGTAGGTTTTTGTTTTCATTATATATCGCAAGATAGAAATAAAGTTGGTCCCCTTTTTACTGGAAAAGGCTTAACTAATCAAGATTTAATAAAAGTTCAAGATGGATATAAAATCGATCTCCAGACTTACCACAGAGGATAGGCATGACATCAAGTTACTAtatgtcattatatatatatatatatatatatatatatatatatatatatatatatatatatatatatatacatgtatgtatatatacatgtatgtatatatacatgtatgtatatatacatgtatgtgtgtacatgtatacatgtatgtgtgtacatgtatacatgtatgtgtgtacatgtatacatgtatgtgtatacatacatatatatatatatatatatatatatatatatatatatatatatatatatttatttatttatttatatatacaccGAATTTTAGACTGAAGCAATAAAAGTGCGATCATTTGATCTGAAAAAAGAGAGTTTAAAAACCAACAAGACTGGGAAAAAAAGCAACATAAGGTTTCCAGAGAACCCTTCTTATGTGGAAGTCAATCATCTCACTAAAATCCTaaatctaaatatcaaaagtaacACAAGCAAAGATATATAATCTACGAACCCTAAAATTCAGCAAAATTCACAGTAAGACATGTTAAAAATATAACCCTTTTTATAAACCCTAGCAAAATCCAGAAACAATGGTTTGGATGAAGGTAGAGATCAGGGCCACTAACCGCGAACCCCTGCGACTCGATCAACGCGGCCGGAGTCAAGAAGCACGGAACGGCAACCACAGGGACGGTCACGATCGGCGCCGGGTGGGGGCTCCCCGTCGGCGAGGCCATGGCGCCAGCCAATAGCTGCGAGAAAGACCGGCCGCCGGTGTTCGGCGTTGGTGGCGCGGCGTCGAGGGCACCGCCCTCCGCTGCAGCCTCAGGACCGGCGCCGCGATCGGCGGGCAGATGCTCCTCCGCGTCGGAGGATGGCAGGGTCGACGTACCGCCCGCTTCCCTTCCGGCCTTCTCGCTGGCAGAGCTCGCCTTCTCGTCTGACATGGAAGCTTCAAGATCG
Coding sequences:
- the LOC103998429 gene encoding probable WRKY transcription factor 32 isoform X2, whose translation is MTEEKASSADEGAGRASVDLGVPVAEEKATSDGGDLGRTAVDLEASMSDEKASSASEKAGREAGGTSTLPSSDAEEHLPADRGAGPEAAAEGGALDAAPPTPNTGGRSFSQLLAGAMASPTGSPHPAPIVTVPVVAVPCFLTPAALIESQGFAGQFAMTHQAVLATVTAQAQMQLQAKTSGDVYNWRKYGQKQVKSSENARSYYRCTDSNCSAKKKVERCPDGTIIEVIYRGKHNHDPPHKHRYTKDRGSQSGGPPLENDGLEHPSIGHKESDPSSCKIEQKSSNETPKQQLYCSSDCLLDVGTKSEEDIVDEPDPKRRLCENSKSSSAPVLKTIREYIVQTEIDARHLTDGYRWRKYGQKFVKGNRNPRSYYRCTHSGCPVRKHVERVPHDAKALLITYEGEHNHEQPSSKYASETLATTAKSNIAAGVASEQLGISGVQSVKKLSDKSHPNNVLKKVVSDPELELGGDRALESAQTLLSIGCSPTSAEGTAASNSECMKSPIFKENPAVVSVQNT
- the LOC103998429 gene encoding probable WRKY transcription factor 4 isoform X1 is translated as MTEEKASSADEGAGRASVDLGVPVAEEKATSDGGDLGRTAVDLEASMSDEKASSASEKAGREAGGTSTLPSSDAEEHLPADRGAGPEAAAEGGALDAAPPTPNTGGRSFSQLLAGAMASPTGSPHPAPIVTVPVVAVPCFLTPAALIESQGFAGQFAMTHQAVLATVTAQAQMQLQAVCSSSSPKPIADSFPQPMLSTASPIPLQQMPPPTPELNKTSGDVYNWRKYGQKQVKSSENARSYYRCTDSNCSAKKKVERCPDGTIIEVIYRGKHNHDPPHKHRYTKDRGSQSGGPPLENDGLEHPSIGHKESDPSSCKIEQKSSNETPKQQLYCSSDCLLDVGTKSEEDIVDEPDPKRRLCENSKSSSAPVLKTIREYIVQTEIDARHLTDGYRWRKYGQKFVKGNRNPRSYYRCTHSGCPVRKHVERVPHDAKALLITYEGEHNHEQPSSKYASETLATTAKSNIAAGVASEQLGISGVQSVKKLSDKSHPNNVLKKVVSDPELELGGDRALESAQTLLSIGCSPTSAEGTAASNSECMKSPIFKENPAVVSVQNT